A segment of the bacterium genome:
CCATCAGCAGTGAGAGCAACTGAGTTACCTTCATCACTTAATTCTCCTCCATAAGTCCTTGTCCATGTGACAGAATTTACGACTTGTGGCAATGCTACAAGCCATACACCGATTATTAGATAAAAAATCCCTTTAAACATTATCCATCCCTTTCTCATGTCTTATCAATGCTTTTTCTTGTAGGATGCGGTAGATGTAGTAGCTATACCCCCCCTGACAGCAAACTTAGCCTCAACAGTCATCTCCAATGGGTCTAAAACCGCTACAAGGTCTTCTAAGATTTTATTTACTGCATGTTCATGAAATATTCTGACTTGGCGATAAGAGTACAAGTAATACTTTAAAGATTTCAATTCTATACATAACTTATTGGGTACATACTTAATGGTAATAGTGGCATAGTCTGGCAGCTCACTAAAAGGGCATACACAGGTGAATTCATCTGTAGTATGCTCCATCTGAATATGACGATATGGATATTCGTATGGAAAGGTGACAAGAATTGAGCTGTCAACAACTGATGGCTCAAAACTCTTCCCTACCGCCCTTTTTGCCTTTAACTCTATATCAGATGGGACACGGTCATCGTAAATGTGTTTTTTTGATTTCACTTTGGTTTAATTAAGGCGCGGGTCGGAATTGAACCGACGAATCGCGGTTTTGCAGACCGCTCCCTTAGCCACTTGGGTACCGCGCCTTAGACTACGGTGATTAGTATGAAGTGGTTAGTAATAATAAAGAATACCTTACCACTAATCCCTGCTTTAAGCGGGGG
Coding sequences within it:
- the queF gene encoding preQ(1) synthase — translated: MELKAKRAVGKSFEPSVVDSSILVTFPYEYPYRHIQMEHTTDEFTCVCPFSELPDYATITIKYVPNKLCIELKSLKYYLYSYRQVRIFHEHAVNKILEDLVAVLDPLEMTVEAKFAVRGGIATTSTASYKKKH